The following proteins are co-located in the Pyricularia oryzae 70-15 chromosome 1, whole genome shotgun sequence genome:
- a CDS encoding glutamyl-tRNA(Gln) amidotransferase subunit A — translation MTTRKTIALLLSVALWLQLVWAGLKGPTTVKGKPFPSLIDATMVDIAKGLDTKLFTSVDLTKAYMARINEVNDYFHAVTEMNPDALKIAAEMDEERARGKTRGPLHGIPVLLKMSMASADAMNTTGGSTLLLGAKFARDATVVRKVREAGGVILGKANMSQWATFRSSDNSSSNGWSAHGGQCLGAYHDDMDPSGSSSGSAVATTLGLAAAALGTETDGSVILPAQTASLVGIKPSVGLTSRFLVLPVSEHQDTVGTIARTVKDAARLLQPIVGRDDRDNYTDAIPFEQVATPDYERATQSQDALRGARLGVPTNTIALFRHRLPDEDPVMQAFRAAVDEVKRAGAVVVEANFTMAEQWNQSKAENIVLFSDMVTALPRFLAELTVNPSGIRNLADVRRLTIKAGAREDYPARDVETWDVCLDEQGFGNDDPRALAALAEDRMLGGQGGLLGAIERHGLDAVLMPTPISRNFAAILGAPVVTVPMGYYPASHPVKKVPGRVGLVDQGPNIPFGLSFLGARFTEEKLIALAYGYEQRTNFRDKVPPIRMPKTELGDIVGF, via the exons ATGACTACACGTAAAACAATCGCGCTTCTGCTGTCGGTCGCTTTGTGGCTGCAGCTCGTCTGGGCCGGCCTCAAGGGACCGACAACGGTCAAGGGCAAACCATTCCCGTCGCTGATCGACGCCACCATGGTGGACATCGCCAAGGGTCTCGACACCAAGCTCTTTACGAGTGTGGACCTGACAAAGGCCTACATGGCACGGATCAACGAGGTAAACGACTACTTCCACGCCGTCACCGAGATGAACCCAGACGCCCTCAAGATCGCAGCCGAGATGGACGAGGAGCGCGCCCGAGGCAAGACCCGCGGCCCCTTGCACGGCATCCCCGTCCTTTTGAAGATGAGCATGGCCAGCGCCGACGCCATGAACACGACGGGCGGCTCGACGCTTCTCCTGGGCGCCAAGTTCGCCCGCGACGCCACCGTGGTCCGCAAGGTGCGCGAGGCCGGCGGCGTCATCCTGGGCAAGGCCAACATGAGCCAGTGGGCCACGTTCCGCAGCAGCGACAACAGCTCGAGCAACGGCTGGAGCGCCCACGGCGGCCAGTGCCTCGGCGCCTACCACGACGACATGGACCCGAGCGGCTCGTCCAGCGGCTCCGCCGTGGCCACGACCCTgggcctggcggcggcggcgctgggcACCGAGACGGACGGCTCCGTGATCCTGCCCGCGCAGACCGCCAGCCTGGTCGGCATCAAGCCGTCCGTGGGCCTGACGTCGCGCTTCCTGGTGCTGCCCGTCAGCGAGCACCAGGACACGGTCGGGACCATCGCGCGGACCGTCAAGGACGCCGCGCGCCTGCTGCAGCCCATCGTGGGCCGCGACGACCGCGACAACTACACGGATGCCATCCCGTTCGAGCAGGTCGCCACGCCCGACTACGAGCGCGCGACGCAGAGCCAGGACGCGCTCCGGGGGGCGCGGCTGGGCGTGCCGACCAACACCATCGCGCTCTTCCGCCACAGGCTGCCCGACGAGGACCCGGTGATGCAGGCGTTCCGCGCCGCGGTGGACGAGGTGAAGCGGGCGGGCGCGGTGGTCGTCGAGGCCAACTTCACCATGGCGGAGCAGTGGAACCAGTCCAAGGCGGAAAACATTGTGCTGTTTTCCGACATGGTCACGGCGCTGCCCAGGTTCCTCGCCGAGCTGACCGTCAACCCGTCGGGGATCAGGAACCTGGCCGACGTCAGGCGGCTGACCATCAAAGCCGGCGCCAGGGAGGACTACCCGGCGCGCGACGTCGAGACGTGGGACGTTTGCCTCGACGAGCAGGGCTTTGGCAACGACGACCCGCGCGCGCTGGCCGCGCTGGCCGAGGACAGAATGctcggcggccagggcggGTTGCTGGGTGCCATTGAGCGGCACGGGCTCGACGCCGTGCTCATGCCGACGCCGATATCGAGAAACTTTGCGGCGATTCTGGGCGCGCCCGTCGTGACCGTCCCCATGGGCTACTATCCCGCGTCTCACCCTGTGAAGAAAGTGCCTGGAAGGGTCGGTCTCGTGGATCAAGGTCCCAATATACC GTTTGGTTTGAGTTTCCTGGGCGCTAGGTTTACTGAGGAGAAGCTCATCGCGCTTGCCTATGGCTACGAGCAGCGGACAAACTTCAGGGACAAGGTACCGCCGATCAGGATGCCCAAGACAGAGCTTGGTGACATTGTTGGCTTCTAG